From Anaerolineae bacterium, one genomic window encodes:
- a CDS encoding pyruvate ferredoxin oxidoreductase (catalyzes the formation of acetyl-CoA from pyruvate and coenzyme A), with protein sequence LPITAWLEPQGRFRHLFRPENRHLIEEIQAEVDRRWERLLKLCGEA encoded by the coding sequence ACTGCCCATCACCGCCTGGCTGGAGCCGCAGGGCCGCTTCCGGCACCTCTTCCGGCCGGAGAACCGCCACCTCATCGAGGAGATCCAGGCCGAGGTGGACCGCCGCTGGGAACGCCTGCTGAAGCTGTGCGGCGAGGCGTGA